In Streptomyces caniferus, one DNA window encodes the following:
- a CDS encoding PP2C family protein-serine/threonine phosphatase, which yields MWTERVPGRGEDAEPFVAHHFGAQQGMLAVFDGSGGAGSSPAWQAPDGETRTGAWVGSRVARLAADCWFHDVVERGQADTPEQLTQYLKYFLSKAPQRRSKIVGTMRRRLPTTLAAVQYQMREQHSIECQALWAGDSRAYTLQPGAGLRVLTRDHTQESDALELLRSDPPMTNSICADREFVVDVQRRSFQLPCVFLAATDGFFGYVHTPAVFEYVLLSTLMQADNELEWADLIRREVQGYTADDASMALIALGYQDVRHLRGAFADRYVTVRDRYVHGRPQGTDLTERIRGWQDDTWRSYRADYETFLPPLPEEQA from the coding sequence GTGTGGACCGAGCGTGTGCCGGGACGCGGCGAGGACGCCGAACCCTTCGTCGCACATCACTTCGGGGCGCAGCAGGGCATGCTCGCGGTCTTCGACGGCTCCGGTGGCGCGGGCTCCTCGCCCGCCTGGCAGGCGCCGGACGGAGAGACACGGACCGGCGCCTGGGTCGGTTCACGGGTGGCCCGGCTGGCTGCCGACTGCTGGTTCCACGATGTCGTCGAGCGCGGTCAGGCCGATACGCCCGAACAACTCACGCAATACCTCAAGTACTTCCTGTCCAAGGCACCGCAGCGGCGTAGCAAGATCGTGGGAACGATGCGCCGCCGACTGCCCACCACGCTCGCGGCCGTGCAGTACCAGATGCGCGAGCAACATTCCATCGAGTGTCAGGCGCTCTGGGCCGGAGACTCCCGCGCCTACACACTGCAGCCCGGCGCCGGGCTACGCGTCCTCACACGCGACCACACGCAGGAGAGCGATGCGCTCGAACTACTGCGTTCGGATCCGCCGATGACCAACTCCATCTGTGCGGACCGGGAATTCGTGGTGGATGTCCAGCGCAGGTCCTTCCAGCTTCCGTGTGTGTTTCTGGCGGCCACCGACGGCTTCTTCGGATACGTCCATACACCGGCAGTATTCGAGTACGTACTGCTCAGCACCCTGATGCAGGCGGACAACGAGCTCGAATGGGCCGACCTGATTCGCCGTGAGGTCCAGGGTTACACCGCGGACGACGCCTCCATGGCTCTGATCGCACTCGGTTACCAAGACGTGAGGCACCTCCGCGGTGCCTTTGCGGACCGGTATGTCACCGTGCGCGATCGCTACGTACACGGAAGGCCCCAGGGCACCGACCTGACGGAGAGAATCCGCGGCTGGCAGGACGACACCTGGCGCTCCTACCGCGCCGACTACGAGACGTTCCTTCCACCGCTGCCGGAGGAGCAGGCATGA
- a CDS encoding protein kinase domain-containing protein — MKNGDVIAGYRIISEPTNANGGKCMWAFAEKDGQQFFLKRFLEPKRPREGSTASAASRRIRLEVCEEFENRHRTIMKRLRPDARGGGNLVLAKDFFHEGSTYYKVTERIDTSTLEKPQALEPRQKAVLLKTLGMSLQQLHDIDVVHGDLKPLNVLVQKREGMAFHTAKLIDFDDAYVSRMPPGPQDIAGDSLYGAPEWRNYVQEEGSVLPEHLTTAVDIFALGLMTHYYLTGATPGHAAQYGSPADAVNAGEELTIDARLSDSMRGLIRAMTTREPGRRPRMATYLNALKDPQVCALQHRRPGTSKPMDAEPAGTGPVTTPTEPGQAAPRTSRIRANLTGGRSPRPTAGASGPAPAPAPAPAPEPEPTTAPMPPKKPESPARRTSRVRINLGDRRKP, encoded by the coding sequence ATGAAGAACGGGGATGTGATCGCGGGCTACCGCATCATCAGCGAGCCGACCAATGCCAATGGCGGCAAATGTATGTGGGCGTTTGCGGAGAAGGACGGCCAGCAATTCTTTCTGAAGCGCTTCCTGGAGCCCAAACGGCCTCGCGAGGGCTCCACGGCGAGCGCGGCCAGCCGGCGTATCCGCCTGGAAGTGTGCGAGGAGTTCGAGAACCGGCACCGCACCATCATGAAACGGCTGCGCCCCGACGCCCGGGGCGGCGGCAATCTCGTCCTCGCCAAGGACTTCTTCCACGAGGGCAGCACGTACTACAAGGTGACCGAGCGGATCGACACGTCCACGCTGGAGAAGCCCCAGGCCCTGGAGCCCCGCCAGAAGGCGGTGCTGCTCAAGACCCTGGGGATGAGCCTGCAGCAACTGCACGACATCGATGTGGTGCACGGTGATCTCAAGCCGCTGAATGTGCTGGTGCAGAAGCGGGAGGGCATGGCCTTCCACACGGCGAAGTTGATCGACTTCGATGACGCCTATGTGTCCCGTATGCCTCCTGGGCCCCAGGACATCGCCGGGGACTCGCTCTACGGCGCTCCGGAGTGGCGGAACTACGTCCAGGAGGAAGGGTCCGTCCTGCCCGAACACCTCACGACGGCGGTGGATATCTTCGCTCTCGGGCTGATGACGCACTACTACCTGACGGGTGCGACACCCGGGCACGCCGCGCAGTACGGCTCCCCTGCTGACGCGGTCAACGCGGGCGAGGAGCTGACGATCGACGCGCGCCTGTCGGATTCCATGCGCGGTCTGATCCGGGCCATGACGACGCGGGAACCGGGCCGCCGCCCGCGGATGGCCACCTATCTCAACGCGCTCAAGGACCCTCAGGTCTGTGCGCTCCAGCACCGGCGGCCCGGTACCTCGAAACCGATGGATGCGGAGCCGGCCGGTACGGGCCCCGTGACAACGCCCACGGAACCGGGTCAGGCAGCACCGCGCACCAGCCGCATCCGCGCCAACCTCACGGGCGGCAGGAGCCCGCGTCCCACGGCCGGCGCGTCCGGTCCCGCTCCGGCACCTGCTCCCGCTCCCGCTCCCGAACCCGAACCCACGACGGCCCCGATGCCGCCGAAGAAGCCCGAGTCCCCCGCGCGCAGGACGTCCAGGGTGCGGATCAACCTGGGCGATCGCCGCAAGCCGTAA
- a CDS encoding vWA domain-containing protein — protein sequence MNANAEQYQGNLQYAVDIVLCIDATASMFPVLDSVKSSSLQFHDRLHDVMAKKGKAISQLRLKVIAFRDFGDDPSDAIEQTDFLQLPAQSEAFETFVRGIDAKGGGDIPESGLEALALAINSPWEKGLDRRRHVVVMFTDAPAHPLGTAGASAQSYPSSIPRSMDELFEQWGYARSQSAVMEQSAKRLVLFAPEDSPWSDPIAEEWDLTLHFESKAGEGLEEFEMDEIIETIANSL from the coding sequence ATGAACGCGAACGCCGAGCAGTATCAGGGGAATCTTCAGTACGCGGTCGACATCGTCCTGTGCATCGATGCGACCGCCAGCATGTTCCCCGTCCTGGACTCGGTGAAGTCCAGTTCGCTGCAGTTCCATGACCGTCTCCATGACGTCATGGCGAAGAAGGGCAAGGCGATCAGCCAGCTCAGGCTGAAGGTCATCGCCTTCCGTGACTTCGGCGACGACCCGTCCGACGCCATCGAGCAGACGGACTTCCTCCAGTTGCCCGCTCAGTCCGAGGCGTTCGAAACCTTCGTCCGGGGGATCGATGCCAAGGGCGGCGGCGACATCCCGGAGTCCGGCCTCGAAGCACTGGCTCTCGCCATCAACTCGCCCTGGGAAAAGGGACTCGACCGGCGACGGCACGTGGTCGTGATGTTCACCGACGCACCGGCCCACCCGCTGGGCACGGCAGGGGCCTCGGCGCAGTCGTACCCCTCATCGATTCCGCGCAGCATGGACGAACTCTTCGAGCAGTGGGGGTATGCGCGCAGCCAGAGCGCGGTGATGGAGCAGTCGGCGAAGCGGCTGGTGCTCTTCGCGCCCGAGGACAGCCCGTGGTCGGACCCCATCGCCGAGGAGTGGGACCTGACCTTGCACTTCGAGTCCAAGGCGGGAGAAGGGCTTGAGGAATTCGAGATGGACGAGATCATCGAAACCATTGCGAACAGCCTGTGA
- a CDS encoding NPCBM/NEW2 domain-containing protein, protein MQERFDTSGGTRPSDTELVQRIRAAAPSGGRAADAPFGTPAPDGPAREGQEALHEFHQRHYAAVLASARDCCRSSQAAADLAKEAIGHVLHSPGPEEGADPDWRAALLAAVRHTAAAWYRTARNTELRDDFAAWLAAQPAEGPAAGARPAGAGGVPPAGPSFSGTVPSAAPDEPRRTRFSPARITVLAVAVAVLAGVAISVGPLSGSERDEAAAGRRDRSDHASAPATDQSPSASARSSATASRSPSGSPSPTHSKKPKRPSARPSSPPKPSHSPRPGPADKPPAGHTVPLGTRPWSSQKYSFAPFRPDSSIDGHPLNIQGAPYAQGLGAHAYSEIAFDLGGSCSALTVDVGVDDEVGANGSVVFQVFRDDTKVADSGLMTVDQPAKRLTADLSGGSQLRLVVTDGGNGNDSDHADWGAPQITCR, encoded by the coding sequence ATGCAAGAGCGATTCGACACCAGCGGTGGGACACGACCCTCCGATACCGAACTGGTCCAGCGCATCCGTGCGGCAGCCCCGTCCGGCGGCCGGGCGGCGGACGCTCCGTTCGGCACCCCGGCTCCGGACGGCCCGGCCCGGGAGGGACAGGAAGCCCTCCACGAGTTCCACCAACGGCATTACGCGGCCGTGCTGGCCTCCGCCCGTGACTGCTGCCGCTCGTCCCAGGCCGCGGCGGATCTGGCGAAGGAGGCCATCGGCCACGTCCTGCACTCCCCCGGTCCGGAGGAGGGCGCCGATCCGGACTGGCGGGCCGCCCTGCTCGCGGCGGTACGCCATACCGCCGCCGCCTGGTACCGCACCGCCCGGAACACCGAGCTGCGGGACGACTTCGCGGCCTGGCTGGCCGCCCAGCCGGCGGAAGGCCCCGCGGCCGGCGCCCGGCCGGCCGGCGCCGGCGGCGTGCCCCCGGCCGGCCCGAGCTTCTCGGGGACGGTCCCGTCCGCCGCCCCGGACGAGCCCCGGCGGACGCGGTTCTCACCGGCGCGGATCACCGTGCTCGCGGTCGCCGTGGCCGTCCTGGCCGGTGTCGCCATATCCGTCGGCCCGCTGTCCGGCTCGGAGCGCGACGAGGCCGCGGCCGGGCGCCGCGACCGGTCGGACCACGCTTCGGCCCCCGCCACGGACCAGTCGCCGTCGGCGTCCGCCAGGAGCTCGGCGACCGCTTCCCGTTCGCCCTCGGGCTCCCCGTCCCCCACGCACAGCAAGAAGCCGAAGCGCCCGAGCGCCCGGCCCTCGTCGCCGCCGAAGCCGTCGCACTCGCCCCGCCCCGGCCCCGCGGACAAGCCGCCGGCCGGCCACACCGTGCCGCTGGGCACCCGGCCGTGGAGCTCCCAGAAGTACAGCTTCGCGCCGTTCAGGCCGGACAGCAGCATCGACGGGCACCCCCTCAATATCCAGGGAGCCCCCTACGCCCAGGGGCTGGGCGCGCACGCCTACAGCGAGATCGCCTTCGACCTCGGCGGCTCCTGCTCCGCCCTCACCGTGGATGTGGGCGTCGATGACGAGGTGGGCGCGAACGGCTCGGTGGTCTTCCAGGTCTTCCGGGACGACACCAAGGTCGCCGACAGCGGGCTGATGACCGTCGACCAGCCCGCGAAGCGCCTCACCGCGGATCTCTCCGGCGGCAGCCAACTGCGGCTCGTGGTCACCGACGGCGGCAACGGGAACGACTCCGACCACGCCGACTGGGGCGCCCCCCAGATCACCTGCCGCTGA
- a CDS encoding ATP-binding protein, with protein MTAQLDAVVRDAADYIWPLSHIPEAVSVVRRRARTVLADWNLAPDLTEDALLVISELITNAVVHALPPAVLRLSRAGAEGTGALRVEVTDAGPAAAAGRPAVEPCADEHGRGLGIVTALAAECGTRIHAGGITRWAELRVGHAPA; from the coding sequence ATGACGGCACAGCTTGACGCGGTGGTTCGGGATGCGGCCGACTACATCTGGCCGCTGTCGCACATCCCCGAGGCTGTCTCGGTCGTACGCCGGCGGGCGCGTACGGTCCTGGCCGACTGGAACCTGGCACCGGACCTCACCGAGGACGCGCTCCTCGTGATCTCGGAGCTGATCACCAACGCGGTCGTCCACGCCCTGCCGCCGGCAGTGCTGCGGCTGTCACGGGCCGGGGCCGAGGGGACCGGCGCCCTGCGCGTCGAGGTCACCGACGCGGGGCCCGCGGCGGCGGCCGGACGGCCGGCCGTCGAGCCCTGCGCGGACGAGCACGGCCGCGGGCTCGGCATCGTCACCGCCCTGGCGGCCGAGTGCGGCACGCGGATCCACGCGGGCGGCATCACTCGGTGGGCGGAGCTCCGAGTGGGCCACGCCCCCGCGTGA
- a CDS encoding IclR family transcriptional regulator, with protein MAGPVQSIERAAAILRLLASGPRRLGLGEVAGSLGLAKGTTHGILRTLQNIDFVEQDPATGKYQLGAALLHLGTSYLDVNELRSRSINWADALAARSGEAVRLGAPLEGRVLIVHHVFRPDDTLQTLDVGALLPVHASSLGKVLLAFGNMPVEPAVEAGLEAYTRHTLVAPERLARALAEIRELGWAAEVQEMITGEAGIAAPIRGHGGLVVGAIGISGTVERICDSAGVPQPALVTQVRHAAQAISRDLGAARW; from the coding sequence ATGGCCGGCCCGGTCCAATCGATCGAACGGGCGGCAGCGATCCTGCGTCTGCTCGCCAGCGGGCCCCGTCGCCTCGGACTGGGCGAGGTGGCCGGATCGCTGGGACTGGCGAAGGGCACCACCCACGGCATTCTGCGCACCCTGCAGAACATCGACTTCGTCGAGCAGGACCCGGCGACCGGCAAGTACCAGCTCGGGGCCGCGCTGCTGCACCTGGGTACCAGCTACCTCGACGTGAACGAGCTGCGGTCCCGCTCCATCAACTGGGCCGACGCCCTGGCCGCCCGCAGCGGGGAGGCGGTCCGGCTGGGCGCGCCCCTGGAGGGCAGGGTGCTCATCGTCCACCACGTCTTCCGGCCCGACGACACCCTCCAGACCCTGGACGTGGGCGCGCTGCTGCCCGTGCACGCCTCCTCGCTCGGCAAGGTGCTGCTGGCCTTCGGCAACATGCCCGTGGAGCCGGCCGTGGAGGCCGGGCTGGAGGCGTACACCCGGCACACGCTGGTCGCCCCGGAGCGCCTCGCCCGGGCGCTCGCCGAGATCCGGGAGCTCGGGTGGGCCGCCGAAGTACAAGAAATGATCACGGGCGAGGCCGGCATCGCCGCGCCCATCCGCGGCCACGGCGGCCTCGTGGTGGGCGCGATCGGCATCTCCGGCACGGTCGAGCGGATCTGCGACTCCGCAGGGGTCCCGCAGCCAGCCCTGGTCACCCAGGTCCGCCACGCCGCCCAGGCGATCTCCCGAGATCTGGGGGCCGCCCGCTGGTGA
- the glpK gene encoding glycerol kinase GlpK: MVERYVMSIDQGTTSTRCILFDHQGRLVSVAQREHQQHFPRPGWVEHDAVEIWHTLQRVVPHALSDADVRPEEVAAIGIANQRETTVLWDRRTGTPLGRAIVWQDTRTAPLVEELRDRPGDEFFVRRCGLSPSTYFSAPRIRWLFDHVDGLRQRAEDGEVLFGTMESWLIWNLTGGPDGGLHLTDVTNASRTMLMNISTLDWDEELLEFFGVPRPMLPEIHSSSETYGAARSVLPGVRISAALGDQQAALFGQTCFAPGEAKCTYGTGSFLLLNTGTDLVRSRHGLLTTVAYKIEDRPAVYALEGPIAVTGALVQWFRDRLGLINTAPEIETLARAVEDNGGCYVVPAFSGLYAPHWRSDARGVIVGLTSYITKEHLARAVLEATGWQTREVVDAMNADSSLALKVLKVDGGMTSDNLLMQFLADVLDVPVVRPMAVETVSLGAAYAAGLAAGYWPDLEVLRRNWHRAAQWLPDMDPQRRRSEYENWKRAVERSLGWIRSPDPP; this comes from the coding sequence ATGGTTGAGCGGTATGTGATGTCCATCGACCAGGGCACCACCTCCACCAGATGCATCCTGTTCGATCACCAGGGGCGGCTGGTGTCGGTCGCCCAGCGGGAGCACCAGCAGCACTTCCCCCGGCCCGGGTGGGTCGAGCACGACGCCGTCGAGATCTGGCACACCCTGCAGCGCGTGGTGCCGCACGCGCTCTCCGACGCCGATGTCCGCCCCGAGGAGGTCGCCGCCATCGGGATCGCCAACCAGCGCGAGACGACCGTGCTGTGGGACCGGCGTACGGGCACCCCGCTGGGCAGGGCGATCGTCTGGCAGGACACCCGTACGGCCCCGCTGGTCGAGGAGCTCAGAGACCGGCCCGGGGACGAGTTCTTCGTCCGGCGCTGCGGCCTGTCCCCCTCCACGTACTTCTCCGCCCCCCGGATCCGCTGGCTGTTCGACCACGTCGACGGGCTGCGGCAGCGCGCCGAGGACGGCGAGGTGCTGTTCGGCACGATGGAGAGCTGGCTGATCTGGAACCTCACCGGCGGACCGGACGGCGGCCTGCACCTCACCGACGTCACCAACGCCAGCCGCACCATGCTCATGAACATCAGCACCCTCGACTGGGACGAGGAGCTGCTGGAGTTCTTCGGGGTCCCCCGCCCGATGCTCCCGGAGATCCACTCCTCGTCCGAGACCTACGGAGCCGCCCGTTCCGTCCTCCCGGGCGTCCGTATCAGCGCGGCGCTCGGTGACCAGCAGGCCGCACTGTTCGGACAGACCTGCTTCGCCCCCGGCGAGGCGAAGTGCACCTACGGAACCGGCAGCTTCCTGCTGCTCAACACCGGCACCGACCTCGTACGGTCCCGGCACGGACTGCTCACCACCGTCGCCTACAAGATCGAGGACCGGCCCGCGGTCTACGCACTCGAAGGCCCGATCGCCGTCACCGGCGCGCTGGTCCAGTGGTTCCGCGACCGGCTGGGGCTGATCAACACCGCCCCCGAGATCGAGACCCTCGCGCGCGCCGTCGAGGACAACGGCGGCTGCTACGTCGTCCCGGCCTTCTCAGGCCTCTACGCGCCGCACTGGCGCAGCGACGCCCGCGGGGTCATCGTCGGCCTCACCTCGTACATCACCAAGGAGCACCTGGCCCGAGCCGTGCTGGAAGCCACCGGCTGGCAGACCCGTGAGGTGGTCGACGCCATGAACGCCGACTCCTCGCTCGCCCTGAAGGTGCTCAAGGTGGACGGCGGCATGACGTCCGACAACCTGCTCATGCAGTTCCTGGCCGACGTGCTCGACGTGCCCGTGGTGCGCCCCATGGCCGTCGAGACGGTCTCTCTGGGCGCCGCCTACGCCGCCGGGCTCGCCGCCGGCTACTGGCCCGACCTGGAGGTGCTGCGCCGCAACTGGCACCGGGCCGCCCAGTGGCTGCCGGACATGGACCCCCAGCGGCGGCGGTCGGAGTACGAGAACTGGAAGCGGGCAGTCGAGCGCTCGCTCGGCTGGATCCGGTCGCCGGACCCGCCCTGA
- the msrB gene encoding peptide-methionine (R)-S-oxide reductase MsrB, which yields MPYEIDKPDEQWRAELTPAEYQVLREAGTEPAFVGEYTDTKTAGVYSCRACNAELFRSDTKFESHCGWPSFYDPKDTDAVELIEDRSHGMVRTEVRCARCGSHLGHVFAGEGYSTPTDQRYCINSVSLRLAPDEG from the coding sequence ATGCCGTACGAGATCGACAAGCCCGACGAGCAGTGGCGCGCCGAGCTGACCCCCGCGGAGTACCAGGTGCTCCGTGAGGCCGGCACCGAGCCCGCCTTCGTCGGTGAGTACACCGACACCAAGACCGCGGGCGTCTACTCCTGCCGCGCCTGCAACGCCGAGCTCTTCCGCTCCGACACCAAATTCGAGAGCCACTGCGGCTGGCCGTCCTTCTACGACCCCAAGGACACCGACGCCGTCGAGCTCATCGAGGACCGCAGCCACGGCATGGTCCGCACCGAGGTCCGCTGCGCCCGCTGCGGCTCGCATCTCGGGCACGTCTTCGCGGGCGAGGGGTATTCCACCCCCACCGACCAGCGGTACTGCATCAACTCGGTCTCGCTGCGGCTGGCTCCGGACGAGGGGTGA
- the murC gene encoding UDP-N-acetylmuramate--L-alanine ligase yields MAPAIPASMDRPHFIGIGGAGMSGIAKILAQRGAQVAGSDAKDSATAQALRDQGATVHIGHAAEHLAADATSVVVSSAIRPDNPELAAAHERGIPVVHRSDALASLMDGLRPIAVAGTHGKTTTTSMLAVSLGALGLKPSYAIGGDLDAPGSNAEHGSGEIFVAEADESDRSFHKYAPEVAIILNVELDHHANYASMDEIYESFETFVGRIRPGGTLVIAADHPGARELTAKISGRHDIEVVTYGESPDADVRILKVNPRGLTSDVTVTLTSGKILTFTVSVPGRHYAHNAVAALAAGVALGLAPHNLASALGKYTGVKRRLQLKGEAAGVQVIDSYAHHPTEMTADLEAIRGAAEGSRVLVVFQPHLFSRTQELGTEMGQALALADASVVLDIYPAREDPIPGITSALIVDAARTAGAEVTPESDQAAVPDVIAGMAKPGDLVLTMGAGDVTDLGPAILSRLGS; encoded by the coding sequence ATGGCACCCGCCATCCCAGCCTCGATGGACCGGCCGCACTTCATCGGCATCGGCGGAGCCGGCATGTCGGGCATCGCCAAGATCCTCGCGCAGCGCGGCGCCCAGGTGGCGGGCAGCGACGCGAAGGACTCCGCGACCGCCCAGGCCCTCCGCGACCAGGGCGCCACCGTCCACATCGGGCACGCCGCCGAGCACCTCGCCGCCGACGCCACCAGCGTCGTCGTCTCCTCCGCGATCCGCCCGGACAACCCCGAGCTGGCCGCCGCCCATGAGCGCGGCATCCCGGTCGTGCACCGCTCCGACGCGCTCGCCTCCCTCATGGACGGCCTGCGCCCCATCGCCGTCGCCGGCACCCACGGCAAGACGACCACGACCTCCATGCTCGCCGTCTCCCTCGGCGCCCTCGGCCTCAAGCCGTCCTACGCCATCGGCGGCGACCTCGACGCCCCGGGCTCCAACGCCGAGCACGGCTCAGGCGAGATCTTCGTCGCCGAGGCCGACGAAAGCGACCGCAGCTTCCACAAGTACGCCCCCGAGGTCGCGATCATCCTCAACGTGGAGCTGGACCACCACGCCAACTACGCCTCGATGGACGAGATCTACGAGTCCTTCGAGACCTTCGTCGGCCGCATCCGTCCCGGCGGCACCCTGGTCATCGCCGCCGACCACCCCGGCGCCCGCGAGCTGACCGCCAAGATCTCCGGCCGCCACGACATCGAGGTCGTCACCTACGGCGAGTCCCCGGACGCCGACGTCCGCATCCTCAAGGTCAACCCCCGCGGCCTGACCAGCGACGTCACGGTCACCCTGACCAGCGGAAAGATCCTCACCTTCACGGTCTCCGTCCCGGGCCGGCACTACGCCCACAACGCCGTCGCCGCCCTGGCCGCCGGCGTCGCCCTGGGCCTCGCGCCGCACAACCTCGCCTCCGCGCTCGGCAAGTACACCGGCGTCAAGCGCCGCCTCCAGCTCAAGGGCGAGGCGGCCGGAGTGCAGGTCATCGACTCCTACGCCCACCACCCCACGGAGATGACCGCCGACCTGGAGGCCATCCGCGGCGCCGCCGAGGGCTCCCGCGTGCTGGTCGTCTTCCAGCCGCACCTCTTCTCCCGCACCCAGGAGCTGGGCACGGAGATGGGACAGGCGCTCGCCCTCGCCGACGCCTCCGTCGTCCTGGACATCTACCCGGCCCGCGAGGACCCGATCCCGGGCATCACCAGCGCCCTGATCGTCGACGCCGCGCGCACCGCCGGCGCCGAGGTCACCCCCGAGAGCGACCAGGCCGCCGTCCCGGACGTCATCGCCGGAATGGCGAAGCCCGGTGACCTTGTTCTCACCATGGGCGCGGGCGATGTGACCGACCTCGGCCCCGCCATCCTGTCCCGCCTGGGCAGCTGA
- a CDS encoding response regulator: MTATGTPIRLLLADDHPVVRAGLRAVLETEDDFEIVADVPTAEQAVDLAARLAADVVLMDLQFGGRMLGPRATAAITARPGAPCVLVLTTYDTDVDILAAIEAGATGYLLKDAPPEELAAAVRTAAAGKSALAPTVALRLMDRMRAPATALSRRETEVLQLVADGLSNAAISKQLFLSQATVKSHLVHIYAKLGVDSRTSAVAAATAQGLIRR, translated from the coding sequence GTGACCGCGACCGGCACCCCCATCCGGCTGCTGCTCGCCGACGACCACCCCGTCGTCCGCGCCGGCCTGCGCGCCGTCCTGGAGACCGAGGACGACTTCGAGATCGTCGCCGACGTCCCCACCGCCGAGCAGGCCGTCGACCTCGCCGCGCGGCTCGCGGCCGACGTGGTCCTCATGGACCTCCAGTTCGGCGGCCGGATGCTCGGCCCCCGGGCCACCGCGGCGATCACCGCCCGCCCCGGCGCCCCGTGCGTCCTCGTCCTGACCACGTACGACACCGACGTCGACATCCTCGCCGCCATCGAGGCCGGCGCCACCGGCTACCTCCTCAAGGACGCCCCGCCGGAGGAGCTGGCCGCTGCGGTACGCACCGCCGCCGCCGGGAAGTCCGCGCTCGCCCCCACCGTCGCGCTGCGCCTCATGGACCGGATGCGCGCCCCCGCCACCGCCCTGTCCCGCCGGGAGACCGAGGTCCTCCAGCTCGTCGCCGACGGTCTGTCGAACGCGGCGATCAGCAAACAGCTCTTCCTCAGCCAGGCGACCGTCAAGTCCCATCTCGTCCACATCTACGCCAAGCTGGGCGTGGACTCCCGCACCTCCGCGGTCGCCGCCGCCACCGCACAGGGCCTGATCCGCCGCTGA
- a CDS encoding sensor histidine kinase: MTEETGTAHSLTPVLRVLRCCLHLMVAALLALAAVRALAGHAPDAPAVTATAVALCAVYALGPRLPRLRGSTGAAALWLAAVALLWLVLLALTQDGVWLAFPLFFVQLHLLPLRAALPAVAATTVAAVAGFARHTHTLSVGTVLGPALGAAVAVAVVLGYEALYRESEQRRRLIEELTAARSELAAAEHAAGVLAERERLAREIHDTLAQGLSSIQLLLRAAERALPQWPDTALGHVRQARTAAVGNLAEARRFVRALSPPDLAAGSLPAALERLCATTARTSPLAVHCQVSGVPTALPTTHEVALLRIAQSALANTVRHAGAGRAELTLSYMGTEVALDVVDDGAGFVPDEVPAPGSAAADGTGFGLAAMRARARALQGTLVVESAPGEGTAVAVTLPTPAAAPDATPEAAP, translated from the coding sequence GTGACCGAAGAAACCGGGACCGCCCACTCCCTCACCCCCGTCCTGCGGGTCCTGCGCTGCTGCCTGCACCTGATGGTGGCCGCGCTGCTCGCGCTCGCCGCCGTACGCGCCCTAGCCGGGCACGCCCCGGACGCCCCGGCCGTGACCGCCACCGCGGTGGCGCTGTGCGCCGTGTACGCCCTCGGCCCCCGGCTGCCCCGTCTGCGCGGCTCGACCGGCGCCGCCGCCCTCTGGCTCGCCGCCGTGGCCCTGCTCTGGCTGGTGCTGCTCGCCCTCACCCAGGACGGCGTCTGGCTGGCCTTCCCGCTGTTCTTCGTCCAGCTGCACCTGCTGCCGCTGCGCGCGGCACTGCCCGCCGTCGCGGCCACCACCGTCGCCGCCGTTGCCGGATTCGCCCGGCACACCCACACCCTGAGCGTCGGCACGGTGCTCGGCCCCGCCCTGGGTGCCGCCGTCGCGGTCGCCGTCGTCCTCGGCTACGAGGCCCTCTACCGGGAGAGCGAACAGCGCCGCCGGCTCATCGAGGAACTCACCGCGGCCCGCAGCGAACTGGCCGCCGCGGAACACGCCGCCGGGGTGCTCGCCGAACGCGAGCGGCTGGCCCGCGAGATCCACGACACCCTCGCCCAGGGCCTGTCCAGCATCCAGCTGCTGCTGCGGGCCGCCGAGCGCGCCCTGCCGCAGTGGCCCGACACCGCCCTCGGCCATGTCCGGCAGGCCCGCACCGCCGCCGTCGGCAACCTCGCCGAGGCGCGCCGCTTCGTCCGCGCGCTCAGCCCGCCCGACCTGGCGGCCGGATCGCTGCCCGCCGCCCTGGAGCGGCTCTGCGCCACCACGGCCCGTACCTCCCCGCTCGCCGTGCACTGCCAGGTCTCCGGCGTGCCCACCGCGCTCCCCACCACGCACGAGGTCGCCCTGCTGCGCATCGCCCAGTCCGCGCTGGCCAACACCGTGCGGCACGCCGGGGCCGGCCGGGCCGAGCTGACCCTCAGCTACATGGGCACCGAGGTCGCGCTGGACGTCGTCGACGACGGCGCCGGATTTGTCCCCGACGAGGTGCCCGCCCCCGGCTCCGCGGCGGCGGACGGCACCGGCTTCGGCCTCGCCGCGATGCGCGCCCGGGCCCGCGCCCTCCAGGGCACCCTCGTCGTGGAGTCCGCCCCCGGGGAGGGCACCGCCGTCGCCGTCACCCTGCCCACCCCCGCCGCCGCGCCCGACGCCACCCCGGAGGCCGCCCCGTGA